In Chondrinema litorale, one genomic interval encodes:
- a CDS encoding ISL3 family transposase, giving the protein MNLLESLLPKVPAIQFEKFTIDTEGKYPVLAIDILRTATTVACPHCGKNSHYIHSYYCRTVQDLSICNFQLKLNLGVRKYYCQNPACRFKIFCERLGPEIQAYQRKTTRVKLEMQAIALKIGANPASQLCQKLFLNVSSSTLLRLMHSKKLQNFSTPRVLGVDDWAFRKGDNYGTILVDLEKNKPIDLLPDRTSETLKNWLEAHPGIEIISRDRSGAYAEAAKQGAPDALQVADRRVSQTGIY; this is encoded by the coding sequence ATGAACCTACTAGAATCCTTACTACCAAAAGTTCCTGCAATACAATTTGAAAAATTCACAATAGATACTGAAGGAAAATATCCTGTGTTGGCAATTGATATTTTACGAACAGCTACTACAGTAGCATGCCCGCATTGTGGGAAAAACAGTCATTATATTCATAGCTATTATTGCAGAACAGTACAGGATTTATCTATATGCAACTTTCAATTAAAATTAAATTTGGGTGTCAGAAAATACTATTGTCAAAATCCTGCATGCAGGTTTAAAATTTTTTGTGAACGATTAGGACCTGAAATACAAGCATATCAACGTAAAACCACTCGCGTAAAACTAGAAATGCAAGCCATAGCTCTTAAAATAGGTGCTAATCCAGCTTCTCAGTTATGTCAAAAATTATTTTTGAATGTAAGTAGTAGTACTTTGCTAAGATTGATGCATAGTAAAAAGCTTCAAAATTTCTCCACACCAAGAGTTTTAGGTGTTGATGATTGGGCATTTAGAAAAGGAGATAATTATGGGACAATTTTAGTTGATCTTGAAAAAAACAAACCAATAGATTTGCTGCCTGATAGAACCTCAGAAACTTTAAAAAATTGGTTAGAAGCTCACCCTGGAATTGAAATTATTAGCAGAGATCGTTCAGGAGCCTATGCAGAAGCTGCCAAACAAGGCGCACCAGATGCTTTACAAGTTGCAGATCGACGGGTCTCGCAGACTGGCATTTACTGA